The Desulfurococcus sp. genome has a segment encoding these proteins:
- a CDS encoding DUF429 domain-containing protein, whose protein sequence is MVRYAGVDLAGSPLNPSGLVILEQLATPRVAYAGLLYGDEDLLYYIEKFKPYIIAIDAPLTPPHGSSYRRVDLKLLREGYRLLPPGWRGMRALTKRGMRLAEKLRGVGIRVVETHPGSALKSSRCSSLSELLSTMGLTVDIDLSKDLADALIASIVALKLKESCVEVYRDSDGEIVLLKPLCMQHY, encoded by the coding sequence ATGGTGAGATACGCCGGCGTAGACTTAGCTGGAAGCCCATTAAATCCCAGCGGTCTGGTAATCCTGGAACAGCTGGCTACACCTAGGGTAGCCTACGCAGGCCTACTATACGGTGACGAAGACCTACTCTACTATATTGAGAAGTTTAAGCCATACATTATAGCTATAGATGCCCCTTTAACACCCCCGCACGGTAGTAGCTACCGTAGAGTAGACTTAAAGCTCTTAAGGGAAGGATACAGGCTTCTACCACCCGGCTGGAGGGGCATGAGAGCGCTAACGAAGAGAGGCATGAGGCTTGCAGAAAAGCTCAGAGGTGTGGGTATTAGAGTTGTAGAAACTCATCCGGGAAGTGCTTTAAAGTCAAGCCGCTGCAGTAGTCTCAGCGAGTTACTTAGCACAATGGGTTTAACTGTAGACATAGATCTCTCAAAGGATTTAGCTGACGCGTTAATAGCATCGATCGTTGCATTAAAGCTTAAAGAGAGCTGTGTTGAAGTCTACAGGGATAGCGACGGCGAGATAGTACTGCTTAAACCACTCTGCATGCAGCACTACTAG
- a CDS encoding DHHA1 domain-containing protein, producing MASTLIITHSDMDGVASAALYVYLEKLSEYRVYFTEPYSLHETLERNLNEGFERIAIMDIGVNPLIFNRVVKLLGDYVRRGGRVYWFDHHVWSEEWIQKVKELGVSLYLDKSTCATGVVYKYSNHENSFEDEVFTSNLVNGVCGGDLWRFDHWLSPFYIRLVRRGDSIEWKMKVLSTLSRGLYWDDSFNDKIIKAVEAELNALREDLVKVSRNINGITVYISTSRDDVENSFLASYLMSRFNADVVVIASPDGKLSFRSRGVNVRDIAVALGGGGHPAASGAKIQVPLRVRLFSRIHEKTLLEYVADKIAEHASLLK from the coding sequence ATGGCTAGTACACTAATTATTACGCACAGCGATATGGATGGTGTTGCATCAGCAGCACTATACGTGTACCTAGAGAAGCTTAGTGAATACAGAGTCTACTTTACAGAGCCTTATAGTCTTCACGAGACGTTAGAGAGAAACCTTAACGAGGGATTCGAGAGAATAGCAATAATGGATATAGGTGTTAACCCGCTTATATTCAATAGAGTAGTTAAGCTGCTAGGAGACTACGTGAGAAGAGGGGGGAGAGTATACTGGTTTGACCACCATGTTTGGAGTGAAGAATGGATCCAAAAAGTCAAGGAGCTAGGAGTCTCACTGTACCTTGATAAATCTACATGCGCAACTGGCGTCGTCTACAAGTACAGTAATCACGAGAATAGCTTCGAGGATGAAGTCTTTACATCAAACCTCGTTAACGGTGTCTGTGGAGGCGACTTATGGAGATTCGACCACTGGCTGAGCCCATTCTACATTAGGCTTGTAAGAAGAGGCGATAGCATTGAGTGGAAGATGAAAGTACTCAGCACCCTATCGAGAGGATTATACTGGGATGACTCCTTCAATGATAAGATTATTAAGGCTGTAGAAGCCGAGCTTAATGCTCTCAGAGAGGATCTAGTGAAGGTTTCACGAAACATCAACGGTATCACAGTATACATCTCCACGTCGAGAGATGACGTTGAAAACAGCTTCCTAGCGTCATACCTCATGTCGAGATTCAACGCTGACGTAGTAGTCATAGCTTCACCAGACGGTAAGTTAAGCTTTAGAAGTAGAGGGGTAAACGTAAGAGATATAGCAGTAGCACTCGGTGGCGGCGGGCATCCAGCAGCCTCGGGAGCTAAAATACAAGTACCATTAAGAGTAAGATTATTCTCGAGAATACACGAGAAGACGCTCCTAGAGTACGTAGCTGATAAAATAGCTGAGCATGCAAGCCTTCTAAAGTAA
- a CDS encoding type II/IV secretion system ATPase subunit produces MKKLSFKIPLPKLSKTERGEKAEVKPKEITTRGITALEESVQVLQRDPSWRILDSYYIYKPFVKVTIAETPKGPTYFVEEMGLDAEDKIVLEKLYEILMDEMKPPQSKEDFADLRGYVFREVNRISEKYREKLGLAGTRRLKLMYYIERNLLGYGIIDPLMRDPEIEDISCDGVGVQVFVWHHRYESIPTNIVFIDEEALNELIMKMAHMAGKHISVAYPVLDAMLPEKHRVAATYGREVSTKGPTFTIRKFREKPFSIIELVEGGNIDTLTASYLWVLLEHGKTFMVAGGTGTGKTTMLNALSMFIKPGMKIVTIEDTPELNLPHVNWVQLTSRETYTVGAQSLGTSVKLFDLVKLSLRYRPDYIIVGEVRGEEAFVLFQAMATGHSGASTIHAETLDYAVKRLTSPPMNIPPAYMGLMNVFMHIQRVITRVEKGVVKVRRRITVVQEVEGYEKYRVITKWDPASDTHEVHLENSIHLADVAAKRGLDLEDVIEEVKRRAVVLEWMKEEGIRDAWDVSRIIFDYYYTPSEVYEHAVKRLSEIKSTSAGKAAFETSSRVE; encoded by the coding sequence TTGAAAAAACTAAGCTTTAAGATACCTCTACCAAAGTTATCCAAGACTGAGCGCGGAGAGAAAGCCGAAGTAAAGCCGAAGGAGATTACTACCCGCGGTATCACAGCACTTGAGGAGTCAGTTCAAGTTCTCCAAAGAGACCCCTCATGGCGTATCCTGGACTCATACTACATATACAAGCCTTTCGTTAAAGTCACGATTGCTGAGACACCTAAAGGACCAACATACTTCGTTGAAGAAATGGGGTTAGATGCAGAAGATAAAATAGTCTTGGAGAAGCTCTACGAGATACTCATGGATGAAATGAAGCCACCGCAGAGTAAAGAGGACTTTGCAGATCTAAGAGGCTATGTTTTCAGGGAGGTTAACAGGATTAGCGAGAAGTACCGCGAGAAGCTCGGCCTAGCTGGCACCAGGCGGTTAAAACTCATGTACTACATTGAGAGAAACTTGCTGGGATACGGGATCATAGATCCTCTCATGAGGGACCCCGAGATCGAGGATATATCATGCGATGGCGTCGGGGTACAAGTATTCGTCTGGCATCACAGATATGAGAGCATCCCCACTAACATAGTCTTCATCGATGAGGAGGCTTTAAACGAGCTGATAATGAAGATGGCTCACATGGCGGGCAAGCATATTAGTGTAGCATACCCTGTCCTAGACGCTATGCTCCCAGAGAAGCATCGTGTTGCAGCCACGTATGGGAGGGAAGTTAGCACTAAGGGCCCCACCTTCACAATACGTAAGTTCAGGGAGAAACCATTCAGCATTATAGAACTAGTGGAAGGAGGCAATATAGACACGCTTACAGCCAGCTACCTCTGGGTGCTACTAGAGCATGGGAAGACCTTTATGGTTGCGGGAGGCACGGGTACAGGAAAAACTACAATGCTTAATGCTCTCTCAATGTTCATCAAGCCTGGCATGAAGATCGTGACAATCGAGGATACCCCCGAGTTAAACCTGCCTCACGTGAACTGGGTTCAACTAACTAGCAGGGAGACGTATACTGTTGGAGCACAGAGTCTTGGCACAAGCGTTAAACTCTTCGATCTAGTCAAGTTAAGTTTAAGGTATAGACCAGACTACATTATCGTTGGAGAGGTTAGAGGCGAGGAGGCATTCGTGTTATTCCAGGCTATGGCTACAGGGCACAGCGGGGCTTCAACAATACACGCTGAAACCCTCGACTACGCTGTTAAACGATTAACAAGCCCCCCGATGAACATCCCACCAGCCTACATGGGTTTAATGAACGTCTTCATGCATATCCAGAGGGTTATAACAAGAGTTGAGAAGGGTGTTGTAAAGGTTAGAAGGAGGATTACAGTCGTCCAGGAGGTTGAAGGCTACGAGAAGTATAGAGTGATCACGAAGTGGGATCCTGCATCCGATACTCATGAAGTCCACCTAGAGAACAGTATTCATCTAGCAGATGTAGCAGCTAAGCGGGGCCTAGACCTAGAGGATGTAATCGAGGAGGTCAAGCGGAGGGCAGTAGTCTTAGAGTGGATGAAGGAGGAGGGGATTAGGGATGCATGGGATGTATCAAGAATCATATTCGACTACTACTATACGCCTAGCGAAGTCTACGAGCATGCAGTGAAACGTTTAAGCGAGATCAAGAGTACTAGTGCTGGGAAAGCAGCTTTCGAGACTAGCAGTAGAGTAGAGTGA
- a CDS encoding NAD(P)/FAD-dependent oxidoreductase, whose translation MYDVVVVGAGVAGLYSSLVLASKGFKVALVDSKPASRIGDKTCGDAIGVHHFEHIGLKLPENVIDYYYKGVKIYSPSERHEIVVPGEGVSIDRIRFGQWLLKQVLDKGVDLYDEHSVYDVVAGSEGVKSILARRTSGGSIELKARAFIDASGAKPALRSKLPMEWPISERPYTTDYNIAYREIVEYDGVVRDEDRDYAVIYLNTEIAPGGYWWLFPKSRDGRIINLGLGVIWNNLYNPRHNYERFLKPRFPGRVIHAGGGIVPTRRPMPTLVWRNVGTVGDAAYTVNPVHGGGKGSSLEAAHIVAKHMGNALELGTVSEEAMWEANIEYMQVYGAKQAGLDVLRMYLQKLSNSDFEWIISNRLVDGASVYDIGVKGELGERITHGILSILKALGRPSLLNQLRIVRSYMKKATELHLDKYPSKPADLKKWVATVEELFEEYRRTIGFDKGEKVKW comes from the coding sequence ATGTATGATGTAGTAGTTGTTGGAGCTGGTGTGGCTGGATTATACTCTTCGCTAGTGCTTGCATCTAAGGGATTTAAAGTTGCGCTCGTTGACAGTAAGCCTGCCAGCAGGATAGGAGATAAGACGTGTGGGGATGCGATAGGCGTACACCACTTCGAGCATATAGGGCTTAAACTCCCGGAGAATGTTATAGACTACTACTATAAGGGCGTCAAAATATATAGCCCTAGCGAGAGGCATGAGATAGTTGTTCCAGGTGAAGGAGTAAGCATCGATAGAATCAGGTTCGGACAGTGGCTTTTAAAGCAGGTTCTAGATAAAGGCGTCGACTTATACGATGAGCACTCAGTCTACGATGTTGTTGCCGGGAGTGAAGGCGTTAAATCCATCCTAGCTAGGAGGACTAGTGGTGGAAGCATAGAGCTAAAGGCTAGAGCCTTCATTGACGCGAGCGGGGCGAAACCAGCGCTGAGAAGCAAGCTACCCATGGAGTGGCCTATCTCTGAGAGACCCTATACAACCGACTACAATATAGCGTATAGAGAGATAGTAGAGTATGATGGAGTCGTGAGAGATGAAGACAGGGATTACGCAGTAATATACTTGAATACCGAGATAGCCCCCGGCGGATACTGGTGGCTCTTCCCTAAGTCAAGGGATGGTAGAATCATAAACCTAGGTCTTGGAGTCATATGGAACAACCTCTACAATCCACGACACAACTACGAGAGATTCTTGAAGCCCCGGTTCCCTGGTAGAGTAATACATGCCGGCGGCGGAATAGTACCCACCCGCAGGCCAATGCCAACTCTAGTCTGGAGGAATGTTGGCACTGTAGGAGATGCGGCATACACAGTGAACCCAGTGCACGGAGGCGGAAAAGGGTCATCGCTTGAAGCGGCACACATAGTTGCAAAGCACATGGGTAACGCTTTAGAGCTAGGAACAGTCAGCGAGGAGGCAATGTGGGAGGCTAACATAGAGTACATGCAGGTTTACGGAGCTAAACAAGCTGGGCTAGACGTGCTTAGAATGTACCTTCAAAAACTATCGAACAGCGACTTCGAGTGGATTATATCGAATAGGCTGGTGGATGGAGCATCCGTATACGATATAGGTGTTAAAGGCGAGCTCGGCGAGAGAATAACCCACGGGATACTATCGATCCTTAAGGCTCTCGGCAGGCCGTCACTACTAAACCAGCTGAGAATTGTTAGAAGCTACATGAAGAAAGCAACAGAGCTACATCTAGACAAGTATCCTTCGAAGCCAGCAGACCTGAAGAAGTGGGTTGCAACTGTCGAGGAATTATTCGAGGAGTACAGGAGGACTATAGGCTTCGATAAAGGAGAGAAGGTTAAATGGTGA